From the Persephonella sp. genome, the window GCAAAAAAAGATGAGATCAAAAAAATAGATACAGATTATTATGAGGTAAGGGTCACCGTTGTTCCTGAAAAGGGAAAAGCCAACAAAAGGGTTGTTGAGATACTTTCAAAACATTTTAAAATTCCTAAATCAAAAATTAAGCTTGTAAGGGGAGAAACATCAAGGGAGAAGGTTTTTGAGATACTAAATGATTAGCATAGCGTCCCCGTAAGAAAAAAATCTGTATTTTTTTTCAACAGCTTCTTTGTAAGCTTTCATTATAAAATCCCTTCCAGCAAATGCAGAAACAAGAAGAATAAGGGTTGATTTTGGTAGGTGAAAGTTTGTTATGAGAGCATCAACCATCTTAAAACTGTAAGGTGGATATATGAATATGTCGCTAAAACCCTCTTTTTTACCTGTCTGGGCGTATGTTTCAAGGGTTCTGACAACTGTTGTTCCAACAGCTATAACCTTTTTGCCTTTTTGTTTTGTTTCTTTTATCATACTCAATGTTTCATCAGGGAT encodes:
- a CDS encoding DUF167 domain-containing protein, yielding MRITVKVKPNAKKDEIKKIDTDYYEVRVTVVPEKGKANKRVVEILSKHFKIPKSKIKLVRGETSREKVFEILND